A window from Solanum stenotomum isolate F172 chromosome 5, ASM1918654v1, whole genome shotgun sequence encodes these proteins:
- the LOC125866216 gene encoding uncharacterized protein LOC125866216 isoform X2 yields MRYLKPSNLFHELLKSNALASGRILGLDVGDKYVGLAVSDTTNKVASPLAVLLRKKTNIDLMAKDLQGLAVQVKLFIDDLCRTGELRGVNYTFRDECFTSKNVEFLLQDLKFHPTQSKTMLDKFAAVGILQGYLDFVNRKHA; encoded by the exons ATGAGGTATTTGAAGCCATCCAACTTGTTTCATGAATTACTGAAGTCAAATGCACTTGCAAGTGGCCGTATTCTTGGGTTGGATGTGGGTGATAAGTACGTTGGTCTAGCTGTTTCGGACACAACAAATAAAGTTGCATCACCTCTCGC TGTTCTCCTCCGCAAGAAAACAAATATTGACTTGATGGCCAAAGATTTACAGGGTCTG GCTGTGCAGGTGAAGTTATTCATTGACGACCTTTGTCGGACAGGGGAACTTAGAGGTGTAAACTACACCTTTAGGGATGAATGCTTCACATCTAAG AATGTCGAGTTCTTACTACAAGATTTAAAGTTTCACCCAACACAGTCGAAGACCATGTTAGACAAATTTGCAGCAGTTGGAATACTTCAG GGGTACCTCGACTTTGTTAACAGGAAACACGCCTGA
- the LOC125866216 gene encoding uncharacterized protein LOC125866216 isoform X1 has product MRYLKPSNLFHELLKSNALASGRILGLDVGDKYVGLAVSDTTNKVASPLAVLLRKKTNIDLMAKDLQGLVSELNLGAFVFGYPFDRQKISRDAVQVKLFIDDLCRTGELRGVNYTFRDECFTSKNVEFLLQDLKFHPTQSKTMLDKFAAVGILQGYLDFVNRKHA; this is encoded by the exons ATGAGGTATTTGAAGCCATCCAACTTGTTTCATGAATTACTGAAGTCAAATGCACTTGCAAGTGGCCGTATTCTTGGGTTGGATGTGGGTGATAAGTACGTTGGTCTAGCTGTTTCGGACACAACAAATAAAGTTGCATCACCTCTCGC TGTTCTCCTCCGCAAGAAAACAAATATTGACTTGATGGCCAAAGATTTACAGGGTCTG GTTTCTGAACTCAACTTGGGGGCCTTTGTTTTCGGCTATCCATTTGATAGACAAAAAATTAGTCGAGAT GCTGTGCAGGTGAAGTTATTCATTGACGACCTTTGTCGGACAGGGGAACTTAGAGGTGTAAACTACACCTTTAGGGATGAATGCTTCACATCTAAG AATGTCGAGTTCTTACTACAAGATTTAAAGTTTCACCCAACACAGTCGAAGACCATGTTAGACAAATTTGCAGCAGTTGGAATACTTCAG GGGTACCTCGACTTTGTTAACAGGAAACACGCCTGA
- the LOC125864327 gene encoding vacuolar-sorting receptor 1 isoform X2, translated as MKEKLGFLVCVWFIVIGSCLGRFVVEKNSLRVTSPDSIKDVYECAIGNFGVPQYGGTMVGIVVYPKANQKSCKDFADSDISFKTKAGGMPVFVLVDRGDCYFTLKAWNAQKAGAAAILVADDRNEPLITMDTPEEEDAKADYLQNITIPSALISQSLGDSIKKQLSKGEMVNINLDWREALPHPDERVEYEFWTNSNDECGPKCESQREFVKNFKGAAQILEQKGYTQFSPHYITWYCPEAFILSKQCKSQCINHGRYCAPDPEQDFSKGYDGKDVVLQNLRQACFHKVANESGKPWLWWDYVTDFGIRCPMKEKKYNKECADQVIKSLGFDVKQIDKCVGDPEADADNPVLKAEQEAQIGKNSRGDVTILPTLVINNRQYRGKLDKGAVLKAICSGFEETTEPAICLTDDIQTNECLESNGGCWQDKAANITACRDTFRGKVCECPTVQGVKFVGDGYSHCEASGALRCGLKNGGCWKGTKDGRTFSACIDDHTKGCKCPPGFKGDGVNVCDDIDECKERLACQCPDCKCKNTWGGYQCSCSGNLLYMQEHDTCIGNDGKAAFSWGLVWVIILGLAVAGVGAYAVYKYRIRRYMDSEIRAIMAQYMPLDNQGEVPNHISHGNV; from the exons ATGAAGGAAAAGCTAGGGTTTTTAGTGTGTGTTTGGTTTATTGTAATTGGGTCTTGTTTGGGTAGATTTGTGGTGGAAAAGAATAGCTTGAGAGTAACTTCTCCAGACTCAATCAAAGATGTGTATGAGTGTGCAATTGGGAATTTTGGGGTTCCACAATATGGAGGAACTATGGTTGGTATTGTTGTGTACCCTAAAGCTAATCAGAAGTCCTGCAAGGATTTTGCAGATTCTGATATTTCATTCAAAACTAAGGCTGGTGGTATGCCCGTTTTCGTCCTTGTCGATAGAGGAG ACTGCTATTTCACACTTAAGGCTTGGAATGCTCAAAAGGCTGGAGCTGCTGCTATTCTTGTTGCTGATGATCGCAATGAACCTTTGATTACCATGGACACCCCTGAGGAAGAGGATGCAAAGGCAGATTATCTGCAAAATATAACTATTCCATCAGCTCTAATTAGTCAATCGCTTGGGGATAGCATCAAGAAGCAACTATCTAAAGGGGAGATGGTTAACATAAACCTGGATTGGAGAGAGGCTCTTCCGCATCCTGATGAAAGAGTTGAGTACGAGTTTTGGACCAACAGTAATGATGAGTGTGGTCCTAAGTGTGAAAGCCAGAGAGAGTTTGTCAAAAACTTCAAAGGGGCTGCCCAGATACTTGAGCAGAAGGGATATACACAATTCAGTCCCCATTACATAACTTGGTATTGTCCTGAGGCATTTATTTTGAGCAAGCAATGCAAGTCTCAGTGCATCAACCATGGGAGATACTGTGCTCCAGATCCTGAGCAAGACTTCAGCAAAGGTTATGATGGGAAGGATGTTGTTTTACAAAATCTGCGCCAAGCTTGCTTTCATAAGGTTGCCAATGAAAGCGGGAAGCCGTGGTTGTGGTGGGACTACGTTACTGACTTTGGAATCCGGTGTCCAATGAAGGAGAAGAAGTACAATAAGGAGTGTGCAGATCAAGTAATCAAATCCCTTG GCTTTGATGTAAAACAGATAGATAAATGTGTTGGAGATCCTGAAGCGGATGCTGATAACCCTGTTCTAAAGGCTGAACAAGAAGCGCAG ATTGGAAAGAACTCTCGTGGAGATGTGACTATCTTGCCAACTCTTGTGATAAACAATAGGCAGTACAGAG GCAAGTTGGACAAGGGAGCTGTTCTGAAGGCCATTTGTTCAGGTTTTGAGGAGACAACTGAGCCTGCAATTTGCTTAACCGATG ATATACAAACAAATGAGTGCTTAGAGTCCAATGGTGGGTGCTGGCAGGACAAAGCTGCTAACATTACTGCATGCCGG GATACTTTCCGTGGGAAAGTCTGTGAATGCCCGACAGTTCAGGGAGTAAAATTTGTTGGTGATGGTTATTCTCACTGTGAAG CATCGGGAGCATTACGCTGTGGATTAAAAAATGGAGGTTGTTGGAAGGGAACCAAGGATGGAAGGACATTTTCTGCCTGCATA GATGACCACACAAAGGGTTGTAAATGTCCACCAGGGTTCAAAGGAGATGGAGTGAATGTTTGTGACG ATATTGATGAATGCAAAGAAAGGCTGGCATGCCAGTGTCCAGATTGCAAATGCAAGAATACCTGGGGTGGTTATCAATGCAGTTGCAGTGGCAATTTATTGTACATGCAAGAACATGACACATGTATAG GCAATGATGGAAAAGCAGCATTTAGCTGGGGTCTTGTTTGGGTTATCATCTTGGGTTTGGCAGTTGCAGGAGTTGGAGCATATGCCGTGTACAAGTATAGGATCCGG AGATACATGGATTCAGAGATCCGTGCCATCATGGCACAGTACATGCCTTTGGATAATCAGGGAGAGGTGCCTAATCACATATCCCACGGAAATGTCTGA
- the LOC125864327 gene encoding vacuolar-sorting receptor 1 isoform X1 produces the protein MKEKLGFLVCVWFIVIGSCLGRFVVEKNSLRVTSPDSIKDVYECAIGNFGVPQYGGTMVGIVVYPKANQKSCKDFADSDISFKTKAGGMPVFVLVDRGDCYFTLKAWNAQKAGAAAILVADDRNEPLITMDTPEEEDAKADYLQNITIPSALISQSLGDSIKKQLSKGEMVNINLDWREALPHPDERVEYEFWTNSNDECGPKCESQREFVKNFKGAAQILEQKGYTQFSPHYITWYCPEAFILSKQCKSQCINHGRYCAPDPEQDFSKGYDGKDVVLQNLRQACFHKVANESGKPWLWWDYVTDFGIRCPMKEKKYNKECADQVIKSLGFDVKQIDKCVGDPEADADNPVLKAEQEAQIGKNSRGDVTILPTLVINNRQYRGKLDKGAVLKAICSGFEETTEPAICLTDDIQTNECLESNGGCWQDKAANITACRDTFRGKVCECPTVQGVKFVGDGYSHCEASGALRCGLKNGGCWKGTKDGRTFSACIDDHTKGCKCPPGFKGDGVNVCDDIDECKERLACQCPDCKCKNTWGGYQCSCSGNLLYMQEHDTCIAAGNDGKAAFSWGLVWVIILGLAVAGVGAYAVYKYRIRRYMDSEIRAIMAQYMPLDNQGEVPNHISHGNV, from the exons ATGAAGGAAAAGCTAGGGTTTTTAGTGTGTGTTTGGTTTATTGTAATTGGGTCTTGTTTGGGTAGATTTGTGGTGGAAAAGAATAGCTTGAGAGTAACTTCTCCAGACTCAATCAAAGATGTGTATGAGTGTGCAATTGGGAATTTTGGGGTTCCACAATATGGAGGAACTATGGTTGGTATTGTTGTGTACCCTAAAGCTAATCAGAAGTCCTGCAAGGATTTTGCAGATTCTGATATTTCATTCAAAACTAAGGCTGGTGGTATGCCCGTTTTCGTCCTTGTCGATAGAGGAG ACTGCTATTTCACACTTAAGGCTTGGAATGCTCAAAAGGCTGGAGCTGCTGCTATTCTTGTTGCTGATGATCGCAATGAACCTTTGATTACCATGGACACCCCTGAGGAAGAGGATGCAAAGGCAGATTATCTGCAAAATATAACTATTCCATCAGCTCTAATTAGTCAATCGCTTGGGGATAGCATCAAGAAGCAACTATCTAAAGGGGAGATGGTTAACATAAACCTGGATTGGAGAGAGGCTCTTCCGCATCCTGATGAAAGAGTTGAGTACGAGTTTTGGACCAACAGTAATGATGAGTGTGGTCCTAAGTGTGAAAGCCAGAGAGAGTTTGTCAAAAACTTCAAAGGGGCTGCCCAGATACTTGAGCAGAAGGGATATACACAATTCAGTCCCCATTACATAACTTGGTATTGTCCTGAGGCATTTATTTTGAGCAAGCAATGCAAGTCTCAGTGCATCAACCATGGGAGATACTGTGCTCCAGATCCTGAGCAAGACTTCAGCAAAGGTTATGATGGGAAGGATGTTGTTTTACAAAATCTGCGCCAAGCTTGCTTTCATAAGGTTGCCAATGAAAGCGGGAAGCCGTGGTTGTGGTGGGACTACGTTACTGACTTTGGAATCCGGTGTCCAATGAAGGAGAAGAAGTACAATAAGGAGTGTGCAGATCAAGTAATCAAATCCCTTG GCTTTGATGTAAAACAGATAGATAAATGTGTTGGAGATCCTGAAGCGGATGCTGATAACCCTGTTCTAAAGGCTGAACAAGAAGCGCAG ATTGGAAAGAACTCTCGTGGAGATGTGACTATCTTGCCAACTCTTGTGATAAACAATAGGCAGTACAGAG GCAAGTTGGACAAGGGAGCTGTTCTGAAGGCCATTTGTTCAGGTTTTGAGGAGACAACTGAGCCTGCAATTTGCTTAACCGATG ATATACAAACAAATGAGTGCTTAGAGTCCAATGGTGGGTGCTGGCAGGACAAAGCTGCTAACATTACTGCATGCCGG GATACTTTCCGTGGGAAAGTCTGTGAATGCCCGACAGTTCAGGGAGTAAAATTTGTTGGTGATGGTTATTCTCACTGTGAAG CATCGGGAGCATTACGCTGTGGATTAAAAAATGGAGGTTGTTGGAAGGGAACCAAGGATGGAAGGACATTTTCTGCCTGCATA GATGACCACACAAAGGGTTGTAAATGTCCACCAGGGTTCAAAGGAGATGGAGTGAATGTTTGTGACG ATATTGATGAATGCAAAGAAAGGCTGGCATGCCAGTGTCCAGATTGCAAATGCAAGAATACCTGGGGTGGTTATCAATGCAGTTGCAGTGGCAATTTATTGTACATGCAAGAACATGACACATGTATAG ctGCAGGCAATGATGGAAAAGCAGCATTTAGCTGGGGTCTTGTTTGGGTTATCATCTTGGGTTTGGCAGTTGCAGGAGTTGGAGCATATGCCGTGTACAAGTATAGGATCCGG AGATACATGGATTCAGAGATCCGTGCCATCATGGCACAGTACATGCCTTTGGATAATCAGGGAGAGGTGCCTAATCACATATCCCACGGAAATGTCTGA